From bacterium, the proteins below share one genomic window:
- a CDS encoding LLM class flavin-dependent oxidoreductase has translation MPTEVASVARLDLPSARKAWGLQTPGLALSLGGTHAPDQAASHRGWVDLAEALGLHSVWLPEMHFQPGVCPAPLVELAGYASRTRRLRFGTTSLLLPLHPPEKIAAEIASLDQLSGGRLLIGLGRGFQKPMLEAFGVPPAEKRDRFDEALDRILELWRDHNARDRRTPLQTAQRPHPPLAVAAFGPKGLAQAARRALPYLASPVETFDQIAANQARHREGLPDPSHEVLKLALRTVFVHEDPDVVDAARASLETEMIGRRKGMPKAVDEAMDAPLDHRAIVGTPDDVRERLTGIQRQLDLDLLVARPQLAKIDRKDAERSLRLLADEVWPAVLEATPR, from the coding sequence GTGCCCACCGAAGTCGCCTCCGTCGCCCGCCTCGACCTGCCGAGCGCTCGCAAGGCCTGGGGCCTCCAGACACCGGGTCTCGCGCTCTCCCTGGGCGGGACCCACGCGCCGGACCAGGCTGCGAGCCACCGGGGCTGGGTGGATCTGGCCGAGGCCCTGGGCCTCCACTCGGTCTGGCTTCCCGAGATGCATTTCCAGCCCGGCGTCTGCCCCGCCCCCCTCGTCGAGCTCGCCGGCTACGCCTCTCGGACCCGGCGACTGCGCTTCGGCACGACTTCGCTCCTGCTCCCGCTGCATCCGCCGGAGAAGATCGCCGCCGAGATCGCGAGCCTCGACCAGCTCTCGGGCGGGCGGCTCCTGATCGGTCTGGGGCGCGGGTTCCAGAAGCCGATGCTCGAAGCCTTCGGCGTCCCGCCGGCCGAGAAGCGCGACCGCTTCGACGAGGCCCTCGACCGGATCCTCGAGCTCTGGCGCGACCACAACGCCCGCGACCGACGAACGCCGCTCCAGACCGCCCAGCGTCCCCATCCGCCGCTCGCGGTCGCCGCCTTCGGACCCAAGGGACTCGCCCAGGCCGCTCGGCGCGCCCTCCCCTACCTGGCCTCGCCGGTCGAGACCTTCGATCAGATCGCCGCCAACCAGGCGCGCCACCGCGAGGGCCTCCCCGACCCGAGCCACGAGGTCCTCAAGCTGGCGCTCCGCACGGTCTTCGTCCACGAGGATCCCGACGTCGTCGACGCCGCCCGCGCTTCCCTCGAGACGGAGATGATCGGGCGGCGCAAGGGCATGCCGAAGGCGGTCGACGAGGCCATGGACGCGCCCCTCGATCACCGAGCGATCGTGGGGACACCCGACGACGTCCGCGAACGCCTGACCGGGATCCAGCGCCAGCTCGACCTCGACCTGCTCGTGGCACGCCCGCAGCTCGCGAAGATCGATCGCAAGGACGCGGAGCGCTCACTGCGCCTGCTCGCCGACGAAGTCTGGCCCGCCGTCCTCGAAGCGACGCCGCGCTAG
- a CDS encoding DUF4177 domain-containing protein gives MVTDEEIEKTLNEWTAEGWTFDGMQFAMRDSSKRPSMAFVTFTREEQGG, from the coding sequence ATGGTCACCGACGAAGAGATCGAGAAGACGCTGAACGAGTGGACCGCCGAGGGCTGGACCTTCGACGGGATGCAGTTCGCGATGCGGGACTCTTCGAAGCGGCCGAGCATGGCCTTCGTGACGTTCACGCGCGAAGAACAGGGCGGCTGA
- the hemB gene encoding porphobilinogen synthase, whose product MAHPVTRMRRLRRNETLRGMVRETRLAREDLILPLFVVEGTGVRESIVSMPGVERFSVDQVVLEAKRVADLGIPGVILFGIPAEKDARGSGADAEDGIVQRATRAIADAVPDLVVITDVCLCEYADHGHCGLLDGEDVENDPSVERLAATAVSHARAGASIVAPSDMMDGRVAAIRTALDAEGFDQVAILSYAAKYASAYYGPFRDAAESTPAFGDRRAYQMDPPNRREAMREMRLDLEEGADMLMVKPAMAYLDILADARREFDVPLAAYHVSGEYSMIKAAGERGWIDADRAMEEALIAMKRAGADLILTYAAADVAEKL is encoded by the coding sequence GTGGCCCACCCCGTCACGCGCATGCGCCGGTTGCGACGCAACGAGACCCTCCGCGGGATGGTCCGGGAGACGCGGCTGGCCCGGGAAGACCTGATCCTGCCGCTCTTCGTCGTCGAGGGGACGGGCGTGCGCGAGTCGATCGTCTCGATGCCCGGCGTCGAACGCTTCTCCGTCGATCAGGTGGTGCTCGAGGCGAAGCGGGTCGCGGACCTCGGGATTCCGGGCGTGATCCTCTTCGGGATCCCGGCGGAGAAGGACGCGCGGGGCTCCGGCGCCGACGCCGAGGACGGCATCGTCCAGCGGGCGACCCGCGCGATCGCCGACGCGGTCCCGGATCTCGTCGTGATCACCGACGTCTGCCTCTGCGAGTACGCGGACCACGGCCATTGCGGGCTGCTCGACGGCGAGGACGTCGAGAACGACCCGTCGGTCGAGCGGCTGGCGGCGACGGCCGTCTCCCACGCGCGGGCGGGGGCGTCGATCGTCGCGCCCTCGGACATGATGGACGGACGCGTCGCGGCGATCCGGACCGCCCTCGATGCCGAGGGATTCGATCAGGTCGCGATCCTGTCCTACGCGGCGAAATACGCGAGCGCCTACTACGGCCCCTTCCGCGACGCCGCGGAGAGTACGCCGGCCTTCGGCGATCGCCGCGCCTACCAGATGGATCCGCCGAACCGGCGGGAGGCGATGCGCGAGATGCGCCTCGACCTCGAGGAAGGCGCCGACATGCTGATGGTCAAGCCGGCGATGGCGTACCTCGACATCCTGGCGGACGCGCGGCGGGAGTTCGACGTCCCGCTCGCGGCCTATCACGTGTCGGGGGAGTACTCGATGATCAAGGCCGCGGGTGAGCGCGGATGGATCGATGCGGACCGGGCGATGGAAGAGGCGTTGATCGCCATGAAGCGGGCCGGCGCCGACCTGATCCTGACCTACGCGGCCGCGGACGTCGCGGAGAAGCTCTAG
- the cobA gene encoding uroporphyrinogen-III C-methyltransferase encodes MADRGRVVLIGAGPGDPDLITVRGAKALASADVVLYDQLATGDLLDLAPARAERINVGKRGHEEPTRTQEEINALIVEHAQAGRTVVRLKGGDPFVFGRGGEEVSACAEAGIPFEIVPGVTSAIAAAAYAGIPVTDRRHSASFAVVTGHKDPSKAAEQTRWRELGKAVDTLVILMGMRNLPRLVDELVAGGKSPDTPVAAVMHGTLPQQRTVTSTLAGICDAVAEAGLRAPSAIIVGDVVGLRAGLSWWEKQPLFGRRVLVTRAQEQSAELCAALRARGAIPVVRPMIELSAVEGDDDRGAVERAVTNLKSYTALVFTSSNAVRFFVDACGGVPGPEVAPPSLAPRTRVFCIGDTTARAVLDAGMPVHLVASGRSDAEALLARLLPAFDGPDERVLIPRSRIARTVIADGLVDAGVAVDSIAFYENRRPAVDDEALRAELSGGELDALTFSSPSTVDHFLAGLDDASREAAGRVMIAAIGRTTARHLERVGLPVTAVAARPDAAAMADALVEASTRGG; translated from the coding sequence ATGGCTGATCGCGGGCGCGTCGTGCTGATCGGCGCGGGGCCGGGGGATCCGGATCTGATCACCGTCCGCGGCGCGAAGGCGCTCGCGAGCGCGGACGTCGTGCTCTACGACCAGCTCGCGACCGGGGACCTGCTGGATCTCGCGCCGGCCCGCGCCGAGCGGATCAACGTCGGCAAGCGCGGTCACGAGGAGCCCACCCGGACCCAGGAGGAGATCAACGCGCTGATCGTCGAGCACGCGCAGGCGGGGCGGACCGTCGTCCGGCTGAAGGGCGGGGACCCCTTCGTCTTCGGGCGGGGCGGTGAGGAGGTGAGCGCCTGCGCGGAGGCCGGGATCCCCTTCGAGATCGTGCCGGGCGTGACCTCGGCGATCGCCGCGGCGGCCTACGCGGGCATCCCCGTGACCGATCGCCGCCATTCGGCGTCCTTCGCCGTCGTGACCGGTCACAAGGATCCGTCCAAGGCCGCCGAGCAGACCCGGTGGCGCGAGCTCGGCAAGGCGGTCGACACGCTCGTGATCCTGATGGGCATGCGCAACCTGCCGCGACTCGTCGACGAGCTCGTCGCGGGGGGCAAGTCGCCGGACACGCCGGTGGCGGCGGTGATGCACGGGACCCTCCCGCAGCAGCGCACCGTGACCTCGACCCTCGCCGGGATCTGCGACGCGGTCGCCGAGGCGGGCCTGCGCGCCCCGTCGGCGATCATCGTGGGGGACGTCGTGGGGCTGCGCGCCGGGCTCTCCTGGTGGGAGAAGCAGCCGCTCTTCGGTCGCCGGGTGCTCGTCACCCGGGCGCAGGAGCAATCCGCCGAGCTCTGCGCGGCGCTCCGGGCCCGGGGGGCGATTCCGGTCGTGCGACCGATGATCGAGCTCTCGGCGGTCGAAGGCGACGACGACCGCGGCGCGGTCGAGCGGGCAGTCACGAATCTCAAGAGCTACACGGCCCTCGTCTTCACGAGCTCGAACGCGGTCCGTTTCTTCGTCGACGCCTGCGGCGGCGTGCCGGGACCCGAGGTCGCGCCGCCGAGCCTGGCGCCGCGCACCCGCGTCTTCTGCATCGGGGACACGACGGCGCGGGCGGTGCTCGATGCGGGGATGCCGGTCCATCTCGTGGCGAGCGGCCGCAGCGACGCCGAGGCGCTGCTCGCGCGGCTGCTGCCCGCCTTCGACGGCCCGGACGAGCGGGTGTTGATCCCGCGTTCACGGATCGCGCGGACGGTCATCGCGGACGGACTGGTCGACGCCGGGGTCGCGGTCGATTCGATCGCCTTCTACGAGAACCGGCGGCCCGCCGTCGACGACGAGGCCCTGCGCGCGGAGCTCTCCGGCGGCGAGCTCGATGCGCTCACGTTCTCGAGCCCCTCGACGGTCGACCATTTCCTGGCCGGGCTCGACGACGCGAGCCGGGAGGCCGCGGGCCGGGTTATGATCGCCGCGATCGGGCGGACGACCGCGCGGCACCTCGAGCGGGTCGGCCTGCCGGTGACCGCAGTCGCGGCCCGACCGGACGCCGCGGCGATGGCGGATGCCCTCGTCGAGGCGAGCACTCGAGGCGGGTAG
- the hemC gene encoding hydroxymethylbilane synthase: MTAGERSLRIATRGSDLALTQTRHIAARIASALDVETELVVLRTTGDRIQDRSLAKIGGKGLFVKEIEEALLDGRADVAVHSAKDVPAKIAAGCVIAAHPEREDPRDALCCRVRGTTLAALPEGARVGTGSTRRTALLRAHRPDLEIVPLRGNVPTRLGKLESDGLDAVVLAAAGLDRLGLSEVIDERIAPDVLLPAVGQGVLALETRDDDPWHARIAALEPEEVSAVSKAERAFQTTLGGDCSVPLAGFAERIDSGSLRFRGLVSSLDGREVVRAEETAAESEAAALGERVAERVLAQGGRAILAALTESSDDG, encoded by the coding sequence ATGACCGCGGGCGAACGTTCGCTGCGGATCGCGACGCGGGGCAGCGACCTCGCGTTGACCCAGACCCGCCACATCGCGGCGCGGATCGCGAGCGCGCTCGACGTCGAGACCGAGCTCGTCGTGCTGCGCACGACCGGCGATCGGATCCAGGACCGCTCCCTCGCCAAGATCGGCGGCAAGGGTCTCTTCGTGAAGGAGATCGAGGAGGCGCTCCTCGACGGGCGGGCGGACGTCGCCGTCCACAGCGCGAAGGACGTGCCCGCGAAGATCGCGGCGGGCTGCGTGATCGCGGCGCATCCCGAGCGCGAGGATCCCCGCGATGCGCTCTGCTGTCGCGTGCGCGGGACGACGCTGGCGGCGCTGCCGGAAGGCGCGCGCGTCGGAACCGGCAGCACGCGGCGCACGGCGCTGCTTCGGGCGCATCGCCCCGATCTCGAGATCGTGCCGCTTCGCGGCAACGTGCCGACGCGGCTGGGCAAGCTCGAGAGCGACGGGCTCGACGCCGTCGTGCTCGCGGCGGCCGGGCTCGATCGTCTCGGCCTGTCCGAAGTGATCGACGAGCGGATCGCGCCGGACGTCCTGCTGCCGGCGGTCGGGCAGGGGGTGCTCGCCCTCGAGACCCGGGACGACGATCCCTGGCACGCGCGGATCGCGGCCCTCGAGCCCGAAGAGGTCTCGGCGGTTTCGAAGGCGGAGCGCGCCTTTCAGACCACATTGGGCGGCGATTGCAGCGTGCCCCTTGCGGGCTTCGCCGAGCGCATCGACTCGGGCTCGCTCCGCTTCCGCGGGCTCGTCTCGAGCCTCGATGGACGTGAGGTCGTGCGCGCGGAGGAGACCGCCGCGGAGTCGGAGGCGGCGGCGCTCGGGGAGCGAGTCGCCGAGCGCGTGCTCGCGCAGGGGGGGCGCGCGATCCTCGCTGCGCTGACGGAGTCGTCGGACGATGGCTGA
- the hemA gene encoding glutamyl-tRNA reductase, whose product MKILVLGMNHRTAPVDVRERFAVEATAPVLRKLIDRPEIAEATLISTCNRVELVVTAENADAARHVLYDFFARELGNGDGPSAGALAELTYLREGRQAVEHVFRVASAIDSMVVGEPQILGQVKDAYREATEAGVCGPVLARLFQRAFATAKRVKNETGIAQRPVSVARVAVDLAKQIFERLDDKSGLLIGAGEMIEAALVALHDHGLGERRVANRTAANAQSLADRFGGSAHALDELDRLLPDSDVVLTCVGGDEPILTRERIERSLVARRGRPLFLIDIGVPRNVDPGVHELDSAYLYDLDDLQEVAAANEEERRRESERAERIVYEEREQFEGWLVALQAVPTIRDLRDRAEAIRRGEIDRFAGRLGLSGAQSDTLEQLTNSIVNKLMHAPISRLREETDREAGLVRLEEARVLFGLDGPRNDDDEDASE is encoded by the coding sequence ATGAAGATCCTCGTCCTCGGCATGAACCACCGCACCGCGCCGGTGGACGTCCGCGAGCGCTTCGCCGTGGAGGCGACGGCTCCGGTCCTCCGGAAGCTGATCGATCGGCCGGAGATCGCGGAGGCCACGCTGATCTCGACGTGCAACCGGGTCGAGCTGGTCGTGACCGCCGAGAACGCCGACGCGGCCCGGCACGTCCTCTACGACTTCTTCGCCCGGGAGCTCGGCAACGGCGACGGGCCCTCGGCGGGCGCGCTCGCGGAGCTCACCTATCTGCGCGAGGGCCGGCAGGCCGTCGAGCACGTCTTCCGGGTCGCCTCGGCGATCGACTCGATGGTCGTCGGAGAGCCGCAGATCCTGGGTCAGGTAAAGGACGCCTACCGAGAGGCGACCGAAGCCGGCGTCTGCGGTCCCGTCCTGGCGCGCCTCTTCCAGCGGGCCTTCGCGACCGCGAAGCGCGTGAAGAACGAGACGGGGATCGCCCAACGGCCGGTCTCCGTCGCCCGGGTCGCCGTCGATCTCGCCAAGCAGATCTTCGAGCGCCTCGACGACAAGAGCGGGCTCCTGATCGGAGCGGGCGAGATGATCGAGGCGGCCCTCGTCGCCCTGCACGATCACGGTCTCGGCGAGCGCCGCGTCGCGAACCGGACCGCCGCCAACGCCCAATCCCTCGCGGACCGGTTCGGCGGAAGCGCCCACGCCCTCGACGAGCTCGACCGGTTGCTCCCCGACAGCGACGTCGTCCTGACCTGCGTCGGCGGGGACGAACCGATCCTGACCCGGGAACGCATCGAGCGGAGCCTGGTCGCCCGTCGCGGTCGCCCGCTCTTCCTGATCGACATCGGCGTGCCGCGCAACGTCGATCCCGGCGTGCACGAGCTCGACAGCGCCTATCTCTACGACCTCGACGATCTCCAGGAGGTCGCGGCGGCGAACGAAGAGGAGCGGCGGCGGGAGTCCGAGCGGGCCGAACGGATCGTCTACGAGGAGCGCGAGCAGTTCGAAGGGTGGCTGGTGGCGCTCCAGGCGGTGCCGACGATCCGGGACCTGCGCGACCGCGCGGAGGCCATCCGTCGCGGCGAGATCGATCGCTTCGCGGGGCGCCTCGGCCTCTCCGGCGCCCAGTCCGACACGCTCGAACAGCTCACGAACTCGATCGTCAACAAGCTCATGCACGCGCCGATTTCGCGACTCCGCGAAGAGACCGACCGCGAAGCCGGGCTGGTCCGTCTCGAAGAGGCCCGGGTGCTCTTCGGTCTGGACGGACCGCGCAATGACGACGACGAGGACGCCTCGGAATGA
- a CDS encoding cytochrome c biogenesis protein, translated as MYALQYMAAALYLAAGVGAVLGLSLPAPKVLRGARWGLALGAVVQFGAFATVHRLDPAPSLTDLGYAISVMAWLAVGVTLFLFTRINLPGFVPPVAFVAFVATFGATLGRPEAAVRDVGVTLPHAHVLLASAGLAALGIAGLAGFFFLLEHRTLKQRRKVTRKVPMPSLEALDRVNRVTLAVGFPLLSLGVVTGGLWLHARMGSYFGGSLHETWMLIAWAIYVGLVVLRFGGGQGARQAAASAVAGFAFLLFAVVGAGLVS; from the coding sequence GTGTACGCACTCCAATACATGGCGGCCGCCCTCTATCTGGCGGCCGGAGTCGGTGCGGTGCTGGGACTCTCCCTGCCCGCGCCGAAGGTGCTGCGTGGTGCGCGGTGGGGCCTCGCCCTCGGCGCCGTCGTCCAGTTCGGGGCGTTCGCGACGGTCCATCGGCTCGATCCCGCGCCCTCGCTCACGGATCTAGGCTACGCGATCTCGGTCATGGCGTGGCTCGCCGTCGGCGTGACGCTCTTCCTCTTCACGCGGATCAATCTGCCGGGCTTCGTTCCGCCGGTCGCCTTCGTCGCATTCGTGGCGACGTTCGGCGCGACCCTCGGGCGCCCGGAGGCGGCGGTCCGCGACGTCGGGGTGACGCTTCCGCACGCACACGTACTCCTCGCGAGCGCCGGCCTGGCGGCCCTGGGCATCGCGGGCCTCGCCGGCTTCTTCTTCCTGCTCGAGCACCGGACCCTCAAGCAGCGCCGCAAGGTCACCCGCAAGGTGCCGATGCCCTCGCTCGAAGCGCTCGACCGGGTCAATCGCGTGACCCTCGCGGTCGGCTTCCCGTTGCTCTCGCTGGGCGTCGTGACCGGCGGCCTCTGGCTGCACGCGCGCATGGGCAGCTACTTCGGTGGGAGTCTGCACGAGACCTGGATGCTGATCGCGTGGGCGATCTACGTCGGGCTCGTCGTGCTCCGGTTCGGCGGGGGACAAGGCGCGCGGCAGGCCGCCGCCAGCGCCGTCGCCGGCTTCGCCTTCCTTCTCTTCGCCGTGGTCGGCGCCGGGCTGGTCTCGTGA
- a CDS encoding macro domain-containing protein, whose product MTRITLGEGDITDEEVDAIVNAANSALVLGSGVAGAIDRKGGPAVGEACAAHGAIEVGEAAVTTAGDLSARFVIHAAGMPPGGQVTEEALRRTLHASLALAEENACRTVAFPAIGAGVGGLSLQTCAEISLAEVRRYVEERGDACGLEEIRFVLFGEPAYRLFEMVNDAAKVEAQMRRLQNR is encoded by the coding sequence ATGACCCGGATCACGCTCGGCGAAGGCGACATCACCGACGAGGAGGTCGATGCGATCGTGAATGCCGCGAACAGCGCCCTCGTGCTCGGGAGCGGTGTCGCCGGCGCGATCGATCGGAAGGGCGGCCCGGCGGTCGGCGAAGCGTGCGCGGCCCACGGCGCGATCGAGGTCGGCGAGGCGGCGGTCACCACGGCCGGCGACCTGTCGGCCCGGTTCGTGATCCACGCGGCGGGCATGCCGCCGGGCGGTCAGGTGACCGAGGAGGCGCTTCGACGGACGCTGCACGCGAGCCTCGCTCTGGCCGAGGAGAACGCGTGTCGGACCGTGGCCTTTCCCGCGATCGGGGCCGGGGTCGGGGGACTCTCGCTCCAGACCTGCGCGGAGATCTCCCTGGCCGAGGTCCGGCGCTATGTCGAGGAGCGGGGCGACGCCTGCGGCCTCGAGGAGATCCGTTTCGTGCTCTTCGGCGAGCCGGCCTACCGGCTCTTCGAGATGGTGAACGACGCGGCGAAAGTCGAGGCGCAGATGCGCCGACTGCAGAACCGATAG
- a CDS encoding deoxyhypusine synthase family protein: protein MTRRTPSVDRSRVRTQPARRRPSKVKTLDEARPVGPGAGVGELLDSLPDLLGAADLNAAIDAWVKAWQRDRLVLFGFGAHLIKVGLAPIVVDLMERGAIGALMMNGAGCVHDLELAMMGRTSEDVAEALDDGTFGMARETGERLNAAIAAGRVDGLGMGAAIGRDIFTSNDRYAARSVLATAWRLEVPVTVHAAIGTDIHHMHPSADGAAIGETSYRDFETLAGLVPRLEGGGVLLNVGSAVILPEVFLKALALARNVGRRVERFTTVNCDFLRQYRPQVNVVERPTRLGGRGISLVGQHEVLIPLMAAGVIERHAEASKARRSKQTKAGARKAPGGRRGGARKKKQ from the coding sequence GTGACCCGCCGCACACCCAGTGTCGACCGCTCCCGGGTCCGGACCCAGCCCGCCCGGAGGCGTCCCAGCAAGGTCAAGACCCTCGACGAAGCGAGGCCCGTCGGGCCCGGGGCCGGCGTCGGAGAGCTCCTCGACTCCCTGCCGGATCTGCTCGGGGCTGCGGACCTGAACGCGGCGATCGATGCCTGGGTGAAGGCCTGGCAGCGCGACCGGCTCGTCCTCTTCGGGTTCGGCGCGCACCTGATCAAGGTGGGGCTCGCGCCGATCGTGGTCGACCTGATGGAGCGCGGCGCGATCGGCGCGCTGATGATGAACGGCGCCGGGTGCGTGCACGACCTCGAGCTCGCGATGATGGGGCGGACCAGCGAGGACGTCGCCGAGGCCCTCGACGACGGCACCTTCGGAATGGCCCGGGAGACGGGAGAGCGGCTCAATGCGGCGATCGCCGCCGGCCGGGTCGACGGCCTCGGCATGGGCGCGGCGATCGGTCGCGACATCTTCACGTCGAACGACCGGTACGCGGCGCGCTCCGTGCTCGCGACGGCGTGGCGGCTCGAGGTCCCGGTCACGGTCCATGCGGCGATCGGGACGGACATCCACCACATGCATCCCTCCGCCGACGGCGCGGCGATCGGCGAGACGAGCTACCGGGACTTCGAGACCCTGGCGGGGCTCGTCCCGCGACTCGAAGGCGGGGGCGTGCTGCTCAACGTGGGCTCCGCGGTGATTCTTCCGGAGGTGTTCCTGAAGGCCCTGGCGCTGGCGCGGAACGTCGGACGCCGGGTCGAGCGCTTCACGACGGTCAACTGCGACTTCCTCCGCCAGTACCGGCCGCAGGTGAACGTCGTCGAGCGACCGACGCGGCTCGGCGGGCGCGGGATCTCGCTCGTGGGGCAGCACGAAGTGCTCATCCCGTTGATGGCGGCGGGCGTGATCGAACGACACGCCGAGGCGAGCAAGGCCCGGCGGTCGAAGCAGACGAAGGCCGGCGCGCGAAAGGCGCCGGGCGGTCGGCGCGGCGGCGCGAGAAAGAAGAAGCAATGA
- the trxA gene encoding thioredoxin — MAEISDVTDATFDGEVLKSDTPVLVDFWAEWCAPCRAIAPIVKEIADDNGEKLKVVKMNIDESPQTPGTYGIRSIPTILVFKDGQVAGQLVGARPKGDFQEMVDSVV, encoded by the coding sequence ATGGCCGAGATCAGCGATGTGACCGATGCGACCTTCGACGGCGAGGTGCTCAAGAGCGATACCCCCGTCCTGGTGGACTTCTGGGCCGAGTGGTGCGCGCCCTGCCGCGCGATCGCCCCGATCGTCAAGGAGATCGCGGACGACAACGGCGAGAAGCTCAAGGTCGTCAAGATGAACATCGACGAGTCGCCCCAGACCCCGGGCACCTACGGCATCCGCTCCATCCCGACGATCCTCGTCTTCAAGGACGGCCAGGTCGCGGGACAGCTCGTCGGCGCGCGACCGAAGGGCGACTTCCAGGAGATGGTGGATTCCGTCGTCTGA
- a CDS encoding cyclic nucleotide-binding domain-containing protein codes for MAGDSAENEEILDGLRQEQRYRLLGKLGEGSLGRVDRVYDAHLARVVAAKTLHAKHLGETNALRSFVNEARILGRLDQAAIIPIFDAGLTPDGLPAYTMREISGRSLAQHLEMDKRTANVVPLPLERTLKIITLLCEALGHAHERGIVHLDLKPQNVIVLPYDEVILVDWGAATVYDEDRFSESLGAELFDEFGEFDPRLVQSDEFIVGTPRYMSPEQTECARSTLTPASDVFSAGILFYQMLTGRLPFQGESLEELLFHIRETEAPDPRKVAPGVHARLASLVLEMLAKDPDDRPYDMDAVISELEAFRGSAGEFPLRHFAKGELIIREGEEAPLSFVLVEGEVEIWSGEGESRRVLGRALAGDTFGELGVLRDGPRSASATALSDVVVREIDRASLLAETERLSPWVLAMLEGVVDRFVDRSERLVELMQNDDD; via the coding sequence ATGGCCGGGGACAGCGCAGAGAACGAAGAGATCCTCGACGGATTGCGCCAGGAGCAGCGGTACCGCCTGCTCGGCAAGCTCGGCGAAGGGTCCCTCGGTCGTGTCGACCGCGTCTACGATGCCCATCTCGCGCGGGTCGTCGCGGCCAAGACGCTGCACGCGAAGCACCTCGGCGAGACGAACGCGCTCCGATCGTTCGTGAACGAGGCGCGCATCCTCGGGCGGCTCGACCAGGCGGCGATCATCCCGATCTTCGATGCGGGGCTCACCCCCGACGGTCTGCCCGCCTACACGATGCGCGAGATCAGCGGTCGCAGCCTCGCCCAGCATCTCGAGATGGACAAGCGAACGGCGAACGTCGTGCCGCTCCCCCTCGAGCGCACGCTCAAGATCATCACTCTGCTCTGTGAGGCCCTCGGCCACGCCCACGAGCGCGGCATCGTCCACCTCGATCTCAAGCCGCAGAACGTGATCGTGCTGCCCTACGACGAGGTCATCCTCGTCGACTGGGGCGCCGCCACGGTCTACGACGAAGACCGGTTCAGCGAGAGTCTCGGCGCCGAGCTCTTCGACGAGTTCGGCGAGTTCGACCCCCGGCTCGTCCAGAGCGACGAGTTCATCGTCGGCACGCCCCGCTACATGTCGCCGGAGCAGACCGAGTGCGCCCGCTCGACCCTCACGCCGGCTTCCGACGTCTTCTCCGCGGGGATCCTCTTCTATCAGATGCTCACGGGGCGGCTGCCCTTCCAGGGTGAGAGCCTCGAAGAGCTCCTCTTCCACATCCGGGAGACCGAGGCGCCGGATCCGCGCAAGGTCGCCCCCGGCGTCCATGCGCGCCTCGCGAGTCTCGTCCTCGAGATGCTCGCGAAGGATCCCGACGACCGGCCCTACGACATGGACGCCGTGATCTCGGAGCTCGAAGCGTTCCGCGGCAGCGCCGGCGAGTTCCCGCTTCGTCACTTCGCGAAGGGCGAGCTGATCATCCGGGAGGGCGAGGAGGCGCCGCTCTCCTTCGTGCTCGTCGAAGGCGAGGTCGAGATCTGGAGCGGCGAGGGGGAGAGTCGCCGCGTCCTCGGTCGTGCGCTGGCAGGCGACACCTTCGGCGAGCTCGGCGTACTCCGGGACGGACCGCGCTCCGCGAGCGCCACGGCGCTCTCGGACGTGGTCGTGCGCGAGATCGACCGCGCCTCGCTCCTCGCCGAGACCGAACGTCTGAGTCCCTGGGTACTCGCCATGCTCGAAGGCGTCGTCGACCGCTTCGTCGATCGCTCCGAGCGCCTCGTCGAGCTCATGCAGAACGACGACGACTGA